GGTAGGAACGGTATTGGCCGTGGCGCGGCTGCTTTCAAGCCGTCAAGCGCGCGTTGATACGGTGCGTTACGCTTTGGCTGCTGTTGGATTGATTTTGCTCCCAGCCGGAATCATTATCCTCCAAAACGATACCGGAACGGCGCTGATCTTTTTGGCGCTTATTCCCATCATGCTGTTTTGGAGCGGTCTCCCTATGGCCACGGTTTTGTTGGTGATTTCCCCAGCCCTTGCGGGCTACCTGACCGTGGTCTACTGGCCTGCGGCCTTGGCCTTTGCTGTGCTGTTTACAGTGGGTATGTACTGGCGTACCCGTGAGGCCTATATGGGTGTTTTAGCTGGCTTGTTCACGGGTGGTGCGGCTGCAGCAGCCTCGTTTGCCTTAGCGTATGTGCTTAAACCCTATCAGTTAGCACGTGTGATTTCGTTTACCAACCCTGAATCGGAAGCTTTTCGCAAAACTTACGGCTTCCACCTAGTGCAGTCGAAAGCCGCCATTGGGTCCGGTGGTCTTTGGGGCAAAGGCTTTATGCAGGGCACGCAGACGCAAGGCGCTTACGTACCTGAGCAGTCGACCGACTTTATTTTTAGTGTCATTGGGGAGGAGTTTGGCTTTGTAGGTGCTGGACTGGTGGTTTTGCTTTTTACGCTACTTTTAATACGGCTGATACGTTTGGGTAGCGAATGCCGCCATCCTTTTGGTATGCTGGTGGCTGCAGGGGTTGCTGGCGTGATCCTGATTCACGTTTTCATCAACATTGGCATGACCACCGGTTTACTTCCCGTCATTGGTATCCCGCTGCCGTTTTTATCCTATGGTGGTTCGGCTTTGCTGACCCATACGCTCATGTTGGCAATTGTGCTCGATTTACACCGGCGTCGTGACGACTTTTCAATCTTTGTCTGAACAAGACGGGCTGCTTTTTTGTAGATTCGGGCCGTGCTGTTCATGGGAGCATTCCTTTAGCGTGGCATGAAAGCCTACTTGACGCAAGTGCTGCAGCAAGTGCTGCAGGAGATCGATGGCGTGCCCGAGACGTTCACGCCGGAATTTGAAAAGCCTGGCAATCCAGCATACGGCGATTTGGCTACGAATGTAGCTTTGCAACTGGCCCGCGTGCTTAAGCGACCGCCTCGGGCCCTAGCCGATGAGCTGGCCAAACGGCTGCGTGCGTTGCTTGATGCACGGCGGATTGCAGCGGTTGAGGTGGCAGGGCCTGGTTTTCTGAATTTTCGCTTTGCCCCCGATTACCTCGCTCAAGTGCTGGCTGATATCCTGGCAGCGGGCGACCAGTATGGCCGTAGCAACGTTGGCCAGGGAAAACCTGCGCTGGTAGAATATGTCAGCGCCAATCCGACCGGCCCACTGACCGTTGGCCATGGCCGCAACGCCGTCCTGGGAGATACCATTGCCAATCTACTGGACTGGATAGGCTACCGCGTTACACGCGAGTATTACTTTAACGACGCCGGGCGCCAGATGCGCATCTTGGGCGAATCGGTGCGTGCACGTTACCTGGCCTTGGTAGATCCAACGCTTCCTACCAAGAAAATACAGGTCGCTGAGGGGGAATGGGTTGAAGTGCCTGAATCGTTTCCGGAAGATGGCTACCTGGGAGAGTATATCATCGATATTGCCCGCATGCTCTATGAACGCCACGGCGATGCACTCTGCAAAACCGTGGACGTGGCGCCCTTTAAAGAGGCGGCCGAAGCGGTCATTTTTGCCGATATTCGCCGGACGCTTGAGCGGCTGGGCATTCGCATGGATAGCTACTACAACGAGCACACGCTTTACGAGAACGGCAAAATCTGGGAAGTGGTTGAGGCGCTACGTGCCAAAGGTTACATCTACGAAAAAGATGGGGCGGTTTGGTTTCGTACTACCGCTTTAGGCAAAGAACAAGACACGGTACTTATCAAACAGACCGGAGAGCCTACCTACCGGTTGCCGGATATCGCCTACCACATTACCAAGTTCGAACGGGGGTTTGTACGTATTGTTGATGTTTTTGGGGCCGATCACATTGCCACCTATCCCGATGTATTGCGTGCGCTGGAGGTGCTAGGCTACGACGTGCGTAAGGTCGATGTCGTGATCTACCAGTTTGTCACTTTGGTCCGCGGCGGCGAACCGGTAAAAATGTCCACACGCCGCGCAACGTATGTAACGCTGGATGAGCTTATCGATGAAGTGGGAGAAGACGTTACGCGCTTTTTCTTCTTAATGCGTTCGCCCAATACGCACTTAGAGTTTGACCTCGACCTGGCGCGCGAGGCCAGCGAAAAAAACCCTGTCTTTTATTTGCAGTATGCGCATGCCCGCATCTGCTCCATTATGCGCAAGGCTGCCGAGGTAGGGTTGGAAGAAAGACCGAACCCCAACCTTACTCTGCTGCGCCACGAGGCTGAGCAAGGCCTGATCAAGGAGCTCATGCGCTTCCCAGAAGTCATTCAAGAAGCAGCGCAGACCTATGAGCCGCACCGACTGGCCGTTTATTTGCGCGAGGTAGCTGTGGCATTTACGAAGTTTTACGATCAGTGCCGGATTATCGGCGAAGATGAGCCGCTGGCCCTAGCGCGTTTGGCCCTGGCGCGCGCAGCCCAACGGGTACTGGCGAACGGATTGCGTGTGCTGGGTATCTCAGCTCCTGAACGGATGTAGCTATGGAAACGGCGGTCCAAAAATACACGGTAGCTTTTCAGGGAGAGCTAGGCGCTTTTAGCGAAGAAGCAATCCTGGCCTATTTTGGAGAAGCACAGGCCGATCCGGTACCCCTACCTACCTTTGAGGCAGTGTTTGAAGCCTTAGAACGCGGCGAAGTGGATCGGGCAATGATCCCGATCGAAAACTCCCTCTTTGGGAGCGTACATGTGAACTACGACCTGCTGCGAACGCACGAGGTGACCATCATAGGCGAGCTGCAGCTGCGCATCCGGCATCATCTTTTAGGACTACCCGGAAGTCGGCTATCGCAGATTCGCCGCGTCTACTCGCATCCCCAAGCGTTGGGCCAGTGCCAAACGTATTTGCGCACCCAATTGCGCCATGCCGAAATCATTCCCGCCTACGACACGGCTGGGGCAGCCCGTATGGTTGCCGAAAAAGGAGATCCCGAAGCTGCAGCTATTGCTGGAGCCCGAGCAGCAGCTAAATATGGCCTCAAGATACTGGCCTCCGGCATCGAGAGCCACCCGCAAAACTATACGCGTTTTTTGCTGCTGGCTCGACCCCAGGTAAAGCCCCCGAACGGCGATCCCAAAACCATGAAAACTTCTATTGTTTTTGCGTTACGCGAAAACGTCCCGGGTGCACTCTTTAAAAGTCTGGCCGTTTTTGCCCTGCGCGATTTGGATCTGTACAAAATCGAAAGCCGACCTTTAATTGGCATGCCAGGCAGCTACTTGTTTTATTTGGACGTAGCCGGTTCGATCCACGATGCAGCATTGCAGCGCGCATTGGATCATTTAGCCGAAGTGGCCGCGTTTGTACGCTTACTGGGTTCCTATCCTCGCGGAGAACGGGTAGATTAAGCCATGTCGCTGCGCTATACGCTTCGGGAAGGATTGGCCGGATTGCAGCGGGCCCGTTTTGCCTCGATGGCAGCCATTAGCGCCATGACGGTCGCGCTGGTACTCATCGGCCTGTTTACTGCAGTAGGCTACCATGCGCATCAGATCACCAACTGGCTGCGCCAGCGCGTTGGCGAAATCGAGATTTTCCTCAAAGACGATACCGATGAAGCTTTGGCGCAGGCCCTCTATGCGCGCGTTCGCAGTTTGCCCGGTGTAACCGAAGCGCGCTACATTTCCCGCGAAGAGGCGCGGCAGATTTTCTTAGAAGAGTTTGGCGAAGGGGGGGAAGTGTTTTTAGATGAACCTTTTCTGCCCGCTTCCATTCGCGTGCGTTTTGAACCTGCCTTAGCCAACCCGGATACACTAGCGCGCCTGGCTTCTTGGATTTCAAGCTGGAATCACGTTGACGAAGTGGTCTTTAATCAACCTTTACTGGTCAAGGTGCAGCAAAACCTGCGTCTTATCACCTTAACAGGGCTAGCGCTAGGGTTGCTGGTTATGTTGGCAGCTGTTTTTTTGGTAGCGAATACAATTCGGCTTACCGTATATGCCCGGCGGCTGTTGATCCGCACCATGAAGCTTGTAGGGGCAACAGATGCCTTTATCCGACGTCCCTTTGTAGTAGAAGGCATGGTGCAGGGGGCACTAGCCGGCTTGTTAGCTGCTTTGGTGGTGGCTGCAGCCTATCAACTGACCATAGGCTATTTGCCGCAGCTAAGCAGTAGTCCGCGGACTTTTCTGCTGGTTTTGGTGGTGGGACTGCTGCTGTATGGCATTGTGCTCGGCTGGTTTGGAGCGGCTTGGGCTGCGCGACGGTTTATTCGTCAAGTGTCGCTGCATTAAGCTTATTTTTGGGAAAAGTGGCGGTAGAGGGCCACAGCAACCCCAAGCGAAAGCAGCAAGACAGCCGCAGGAATCACCACGCCCCAAAGCGTCACTGAGCGTGTTGGTTCAGCGTGCTGAAACAGCAAAAACAGCGCTTGCATCATACGCGGTTTCCTTTGCGGTGATGGCGTCGGTAAGAGCGCCAAGCCAACAGCAACCCCAGGAGTGAGGCGGCGTACGCGATGGTCATCCCGATAACTGTTGCCAGCCCTTGTTCCATTTTAGGTCTCCCAACGAACCGTTTTTTCCAGTTGCTGCAAGTATTCCTTTTGGCGCTGCTCGTATTCTTCGGAGATGGCCTTGAGTTTGGGGTCGATTACCCAATGCAGCAACGCTGTGAGTACAATCCCGACCCCCAGCGTAACTAACCCCTCCCAACGCAGCAGCAAGCTTAGTGCTGTACCTAAGGTGAGTGTTACATAGGCCAGGGGGGAAAGAATAATCGCTATAGCGTCTTCTTTGGTCCACTCGTCAGCTTCAGCTGCCGTCCAGGAGCGTCGAATCCAGCCCATAGCATTTACGTTGCAGGTTGCGTTTTGGGGGTAAGTAAGCCGCGGCGCTCAGCCTCACGACGCACCGGTCCCCACCAGCCAAGGGGGCGAGCCATCACGTAATATTTCACCAGGTGGTCCATATTTTCGGGTGGGGTTAGCAGCGTAACCGGAAGGTACACCAGCGCGCCGAGCACCATTAGCAGCCAAAACTGCTCGTAGTCGGCCAGCGGTGGTAATATGTCAAAGGCCGGCAGCACCCAGACCACCAGCCAGCTAAAGCCCAAATTCGCAATCCAAGCCGAAAGATATCCCCAGGCATTAAAACGCCACCAGACCACCTGGAGAATATTCGGCAGCCATACCCCTGCAGCCATGATCCAAAGGGCAAAAATAAGCCATGAGGTGATTTCCTCCATCATCAGCCCGTAGATCAGCGAGCCGATAAGTAAAATCAACGTGGCTATGCGTCCGACCCACACCAGCTCACGTTCAGAGGCGTGCGGCTTCACGTAGTGCTGGTAAAGGTCGCGTGTGGCGTACAGCGCCCCCAGGTTGAGGTGCGTAGAAATGGTGGACAAGTGGATGGCTACAATACCGGCAAAGAAAAAGCCTACTAGTCCAGCAGGCAAAAAGTCAAATCCTAGTCGAAACCAGCCCAGCTCGTACTCAGCCGTGTTTTCGATACCTGGAAACATCACGTAAAAGGCTAAAATAGCTACTGCCCATAAGGCATTGCGCATGAGCACCAGT
This sequence is a window from Rhodothermus bifroesti. Protein-coding genes within it:
- the rodA gene encoding rod shape-determining protein RodA; its protein translation is MFSERRKVDLVLISFWVLLVSAGLMAIYSTTHGPAAEFLPQSVRDNFMRQLLWAGLSLVALGAVLALPIRFFQTMAYPIYGLTLVLLVITLAIGREVNGAKAWLYFGPVGLQTSELAKVGTVLAVARLLSSRQARVDTVRYALAAVGLILLPAGIIILQNDTGTALIFLALIPIMLFWSGLPMATVLLVISPALAGYLTVVYWPAALAFAVLFTVGMYWRTREAYMGVLAGLFTGGAAAAASFALAYVLKPYQLARVISFTNPESEAFRKTYGFHLVQSKAAIGSGGLWGKGFMQGTQTQGAYVPEQSTDFIFSVIGEEFGFVGAGLVVLLFTLLLIRLIRLGSECRHPFGMLVAAGVAGVILIHVFINIGMTTGLLPVIGIPLPFLSYGGSALLTHTLMLAIVLDLHRRRDDFSIFV
- the argS gene encoding arginine--tRNA ligase; the protein is MKAYLTQVLQQVLQEIDGVPETFTPEFEKPGNPAYGDLATNVALQLARVLKRPPRALADELAKRLRALLDARRIAAVEVAGPGFLNFRFAPDYLAQVLADILAAGDQYGRSNVGQGKPALVEYVSANPTGPLTVGHGRNAVLGDTIANLLDWIGYRVTREYYFNDAGRQMRILGESVRARYLALVDPTLPTKKIQVAEGEWVEVPESFPEDGYLGEYIIDIARMLYERHGDALCKTVDVAPFKEAAEAVIFADIRRTLERLGIRMDSYYNEHTLYENGKIWEVVEALRAKGYIYEKDGAVWFRTTALGKEQDTVLIKQTGEPTYRLPDIAYHITKFERGFVRIVDVFGADHIATYPDVLRALEVLGYDVRKVDVVIYQFVTLVRGGEPVKMSTRRATYVTLDELIDEVGEDVTRFFFLMRSPNTHLEFDLDLAREASEKNPVFYLQYAHARICSIMRKAAEVGLEERPNPNLTLLRHEAEQGLIKELMRFPEVIQEAAQTYEPHRLAVYLREVAVAFTKFYDQCRIIGEDEPLALARLALARAAQRVLANGLRVLGISAPERM
- the pheA gene encoding prephenate dehydratase; its protein translation is METAVQKYTVAFQGELGAFSEEAILAYFGEAQADPVPLPTFEAVFEALERGEVDRAMIPIENSLFGSVHVNYDLLRTHEVTIIGELQLRIRHHLLGLPGSRLSQIRRVYSHPQALGQCQTYLRTQLRHAEIIPAYDTAGAARMVAEKGDPEAAAIAGARAAAKYGLKILASGIESHPQNYTRFLLLARPQVKPPNGDPKTMKTSIVFALRENVPGALFKSLAVFALRDLDLYKIESRPLIGMPGSYLFYLDVAGSIHDAALQRALDHLAEVAAFVRLLGSYPRGERVD
- a CDS encoding cell division protein FtsX, which gives rise to MSLRYTLREGLAGLQRARFASMAAISAMTVALVLIGLFTAVGYHAHQITNWLRQRVGEIEIFLKDDTDEALAQALYARVRSLPGVTEARYISREEARQIFLEEFGEGGEVFLDEPFLPASIRVRFEPALANPDTLARLASWISSWNHVDEVVFNQPLLVKVQQNLRLITLTGLALGLLVMLAAVFLVANTIRLTVYARRLLIRTMKLVGATDAFIRRPFVVEGMVQGALAGLLAALVVAAAYQLTIGYLPQLSSSPRTFLLVLVVGLLLYGIVLGWFGAAWAARRFIRQVSLH